One region of Acropora muricata isolate sample 2 chromosome 13, ASM3666990v1, whole genome shotgun sequence genomic DNA includes:
- the LOC136894928 gene encoding uncharacterized protein, which translates to MFVNKSLILFLLPLIFCPSDGKTAEEWKGRIIYQLLTDRFAPSGETPSQPCSNLKDYCGGTFKGIEKNLDYITGLGANAIWISPIVQNTDKGYHGYWAQDIFKINPHFGTKEDLISLVKACHARDIWVMADLVANHMGYPPNAGKLERSFNNFVPFNEAQYFHPYHSYIKWPQECHDQWKIENYWLANLPDLNQSHPFVHQTLLNWIRNLTAQFEFDGYRLDTAIQVPKDFWAEFRKSGGAFMTGEANNGPPPCGSMEYVAQYQGYIDSVLAYPMYWTLRKVFQEKSKDFRALSASIKMSYQIYKNRSILGGFVDNHDNPRFLNLNPSTTALKSELTFVIMGDWIPIVYYGTEQGFNGGSDPNNRESLWPHMSTEHPLYKFIQKLAQFRKSLGKEWLQHKQLEVYLQSDAYAFSRGQIMVVLAAQEKTINLTIQNSQYEPGDTLRNVLNPRETFSVNSDRSLYVSLNSGQPLVLQKTVNQ; encoded by the exons ATGTTCGTGAACAAATCATTAATCTTGTTTCTCCTGCCTCTTATCTTTTGTCCTTCGGATGGAAAAACCGCTGAGGAGTGGAAAGGAAGAATCATATATCAG CTCCTTACAGATCGCTTTGCTCCATCGGGGGAGACACCATCCCAGCCGTGTTCCAATCTCAAGGACTATTGCGGAGGAACATTCAAAGGTATCGAGAAGAACCTCGACTACATCACTGGTCTGGGAGCCAACGCTATTTGGATTTCCCCAATAGTGCAAAACACCGACAAAGGTTACCACGGTTACTGGGCCCAGGAcatattcaaaatcaacccacATTTTGGGACCAAAGAGGACCTTATTTCTTTGGTGAAGGCTTGTCACGCAAGAGACATATGGGTAATGGCGGATCTTGTTGCCAACCATATGGGGTATCCGCCAAACGCAGGAAAGTTGGAACGCAGTTTTAATAACTTTGTTCCGTTTAACGAGGCCCAATACTTTCATCCCTATCATTCTTACATAAAATGGCCGCAGGAATGCCACGATCAATGGAAAATAGAGAACTATTGGCTCGCAAACCTGCCAGACCTGAATCAAAGCCACCCATTTGTGCACCAGACCCTGTTGAACTGGATTCGTAACCTGACTGCTCAGTTTGAATTTGATGGATATCGACTGGATACGGCTATTCAAGTCCCAAAGGACTTTTGGGCGGAGTTCCGTAAATCCGGAGGGGCTTTTATGACAGGGGAGGCAAATAACGGCCCCCCTCCGTGCGGATCTATGGAGTACGTAGCACAATATCAGGGATACATTGATTCCGTGTTGGCATATCCAATGTATTGGACTTTGAGAAAGGTTTTCCAAGAGAAATCAAAGGATTTTAGGGCATTAAGTGCTTCGATCAAGATGTCCTATCAAATTTACAAGAACAG atcgattttgggcggcttcGTGGATAACCATGACAACCCAcgatttttaaatttgaaccCAAGTACCACGGCACTCAAGAGCGAACTGACGTTTGTGATCATGGGGGACTGGATTCCGATTGTGTATTACGGCACGGAGCAAGGGTTTAATGGCGGCTCAGATCCTAACAACCGAGAATCGCTCTGGCCTCACATGTCCACCGAACATCCGCTGTACAAGTTTATTCAAAAATTGGCTCAGTTTAGAAAGTCTCTTGGCAAAGAATGGTTGCAACACAAACAG TTGGAGGTGTACCTTCAATCCGATGCCTACGCATTTTCAAGAGGCCAGATAATGGTAGTGCTAGCAGCACAAGAAAAAACTATCAACCTAACTATTCAGAATTCACAATACGAGCCGGGAGATACCCTTAGGAATGTATTGAACCCTAGGGAAACTTTTTCTGTGAACTCGGATAGATCCCTGTACGTCTCCTTGAATTCAGGACAACCTCTTGTTCTGCAAAAGACGGTAAACCAGTAA